The sequence TGAAAAATCCACGCTGAGCCGACTTTCTACATCCACCAAGTCCTCACAGCGGCGTGGTCGCAACTGGGTCCGAGCAGAGGAGGCTCTACCCCGACCCAACTTTGAACCAAAGAACCTGCTCAGTCTATTTGAGGAAACAGCTCCCGAGGGACAGCCATGAGTGCAACACTGCCAGTTTACCTTCAGGGACACGAATTTTCACCTCAGAGTGTCTGATGGAAAACGACCTAATGTATGAATGTACCAAGTTCACTGCTTATCTTgtatgaactgtttttttttgtgctgccaTCTTGAACAGTAActacaacagcttttttttaacatgtatttggaaaaaaaaatgaattgggGTTAAGGGTTGAATATGTAATCAGACCATAAAgcactttttatgtttttgtcaaTGCAATCACTTGCTGAaatgacaagttgtggtttATTGTTAAATAAGTTATCGTCAGCTCCGTGTTCTCTGAGTCATGTACCTCAAGagttacaaaagaaaataaaacaaggagGGAAGCAGAGTCTTAGCTTgtggaatgtgtgtttttagtacaaggaaagtaaaaaataaaaaatcgtGCTTGTCACGGTTCATGTGAATCAGAAGAGCAGTTTTCCCCATCAGAGACTGGGGGATGACAGGCCCATTACTAGGGGAGGAATCATTTTAAACAgttcttttcattcattcagacttAGAGAATTAATGTAGATTTCATTTTGAAGAGATCGATCTCATTCAGGTTGTCTTCAGGCTCTGTTTCCTAATTAACCAGTAGATGGCAGCAACGTGTCTCAGACCCGATTCCAGCCGCCTTAAAGGCACAGGAAGGGGAAGATGTGTGGTAATGTTTCGTGCACGCAACAATACACACTTTTATCGGGTTATGTTTTTTCCACACCGTTACTGTACTCTGACTGCGTTCATCTGGCATTATAGTCATACCTGCCGATGCCTAATGGACACCTGGTCCTGAGGATTCTGCGACCTGAATATCGACCATCGTAAATGTGAATATTGTAAACAATGAACGTTTGCATCCGGATCACCACTGGATAATCCGAGATTCATCGAGGACCGCAACGGTATTTTATGGGAATTACATTAGGTTTTAGGTATGTTTCTTTTCCCTTTGTGAAGAGTTGTTTATAAGAAATATAATACTCCTGCATGGTGTTCGTCTATTTAATAATGAGATAATGTTCTCATTTTTTCCCCTAATTTTTATAATTCtacaaatttatatttttgctgGGAATTCAGTTGGTTAAACAAGGAAAAGCTGATCAGATCTGTAAAGGCAAATTAAAGTCATAATATTAGTAAAATGCACGTTGTTCTTTAAAAGGCATGTTAAATATGCACACACTGATCAACACCTTggctccttttttctcttcttcttcttcttctcagtcCATGAAGATGTCCAAAATCGAGCGTCTGAATGCTCGAGTGGAAAAGCTGCTGTCTAAAGCAGTGCAGGAGGTTCTGGAGGTGGTGAAAGAGACTGTGTCAGAGTACCAGGAGAAAACAGccagaacacagagagagaaccagAGTCTGAAGAGGAGGCTGCAGGAGCTCCAGGATAAAATAAACTTGGAGAGCAATCGTAAGACAACACAACCGAGCACTTGTGTCCAGAAATGTTGACACTGACTgctaaaatatttgtttcttttgtggttCATCGTTATCTTGCAGGAATAGTGGCTCAAGTTTCCACTGCAACCCAGCAGGCCAaggtggagcagagagagatagaagagCTGGAAGAGGACACTGAACTCCTCCCTCCTGATAAGGACATTGCAGATTCATTTGAAGACCTTGACTGTGAAGCATCCATCACATCATTAGCCACCCCCTGTCTCTCCCCTAAAGCTACGAGCTGTCCAAGAACtcttaaaactgaaagtgatcATGGACTGTCAGCAACAATCACAAATCATGTAGATCCCATGATTACAACTGAAATCAGTGAAAATAATTCAGATTTATCCTTCACATCGAATAAAATGAAAGTAGAGCCCACGTCGGATGAAGAGACCttgcacaaaaacagaaattatttttatgatgATGCTGCGACAACATCTATATCCTCAAACAGAATACACCTAGAAACTCCTCAACCCAAATCAGGACTCTACAATGCATCGGGTGCTGTCTTCAGTCTGGGCCAAAATAGTGCACAGGAGCCACTATCTCAAAGATACAATAATACAAACAGTGTGGGTGCAGAAAAGCCATATACCGCTCAGACAAACACTAAAGCGGGCGGTTCAGGCTCAGGAGCTTTCCAGAGAAACGTCAGAAAGCACTACTGCTGCTCGCTGTGTGGTCGCACCTTCAGGCACGCGGGCGACTACAAGAAACACAACAGGGTGCACACAGGGGAGAAGCCGTACTGCTGCCCGGTGTGCGGGAAGCGCTTCAGTCAGTCGGGTTACCTGACTGTGCACCTGCGCTACCACACAGGAGAAAAGCCTTTTGGCTGCAGTCACTGTGGCAAGAGTTTCAGTCACTCGAGTAACATGAAGAAACACCAGCAAACGCATCTGTGAggcttctgtgtttttacagagCTGCTGTACCACattgctgcagctgttttctttacatatcACATCTTTGATACTGAAGAGGCAGCCTGTTTGTAAGCTAAGGataataaaaaagtgcaaagtgaTGGATTCTCTGAGTGTCTTTTTGGAGGTCAGTTAAGCGAATTGCAGTCCTGTTTAGAAAATGATGTAGCCTTGTGGAAAAGTTATTACATGATTCAATGTGCCTTCTTTTATCAAAATAGAAAGTCTATTGGAGAGCGCTTGTCAAATTCAAAGGTGGAAGCACAATCTAACAATTCCTGCTGTTCCTGCCTTACTGTTATTTGTCAGATGTTTGTTACTTACTGTGAGAAAGTGCTGGGAATATTAAAAAATGTTCCTGCTCTTGTGTTCACCTTGTTGTATAGTATTAGTTAAACCATTTAACATGTTTAGATTTACATTTAATTGTTATCATCGCTGGACCTTCTTTGAACAGATAACTGCACATAGCCTCGTCAGATGAGGTGAATAACGTTGCAGCACCTCATTGCATCATTTCACAGAAGCAATGACAAAGTGTCTTTACCAACGCTTTGAGCATATTTCCTAATTCCTAAAGTTCCAACAACTACTTCCCTTTCCTTCCCAACCAGATGTGACTTGTTTAAGCTTGATGCAGCCTCTGAAGGACTGCCCACTTAAGCAGTTGTGCCACTTCCTACACcgtacatttattttttagattttcATTTAGGCAAGCTATAGGACACACTGCTACGAGACTTTGATATGACAGATTTGAGAGGTAAGCGAGATGTTtccatttgttctgtttttcttttttgatataTCATCATtggtcaaaaataaacattttgaagGTTGTGTAAAATTGTCTTTTACaaagggtttgtttttttaattcactttggATTTCAGTTTGAgcctgaagaaaaaacaaaacccatgtCATCTAAGACCTCTGTGGTGTGCTTAATCTTGAgggtttgtctttgtgtttcagaatGTCTGGAGAGCAAGCTGTCACAATGCAGAGTGTCAAGTGTGTGGTTGTCGGAGACAGTGGAGTGGGAAAGACCTACTTACTCACCACCTACATCAATAAGATCTTCCCTAAGGAGTACATACCATGTTTCTACAACACGTACAATACCCTGGTCAGTGTAGACAACCACACTGTCAGCCTTGACCTCAGTGACACCAGTGGCCGGGAGGAATATGAACGTCTACGCCTTCTCTGCTACAACCAAGTCAGTATCATTCTCATCTGCTTCTCCATTGCTGACCCGACATCCTATGAGAATGTCAAGCATAAGTGGCTTCCAGAGGTTAAAGACCACTGCCCTAATGTGCCTATTCTCCTAGTGGGAACTAAGAGTGACCTGCGTCATGATCAGCAGGTCCTGAAAAAACTGAAGGAACAGAATCAGACCACAGTCACCCAGCAGCAGGGGACAACAATGGCAAAGCAAATAAAGGCTGTCAAATATCTTGAGTGTGCTTCTATCAACCAGGACAGACTGGATGAGCTGTTTGATGAGGCTGTGCGTGCCTTTCTCACTCATTCAGCCCCCACCAAGAAACCCTGTGTAGTCTTGTAGGTTAAGGTTGCatataaatattttactttgttGTGATTAAATACATCTTTGAatgtgcttttctgtttgtctccatGCATATGTAAGGAtccaagtgtttgtgtgagctaTGAGTGTATGGGAATATCATGTATGACTTCAGGGAGCTTTAGTCCTACATTAATACCACAAAAGTATCCAACTGCATATAAAATATCTAACAGACCATGCCATGTTACCACATGTTGTGATTTTACTTACtacacctttatttatttttctagaTACAATAACacagttttgtctgtttttcagcaTGGTGGCAAGCTATTTTAGTTTGGCAATATAGTTGTCTTCTGTTGTTGTGACTTGGCTATATGAATAAAGTGTGCAATCCTAGCTTTGATCAATTTGTTGTGTAACCTTTTATTCACAGTATGAGTAGGGGATGGAGTTTACTGCTCGAGGTCAGATGTCAAATGAACAAAGAAtcatattatcattattaaacaGCAATGTTAAGAAACGTATTAAATTCCTGCTTTTATTATGAAAACCCCAGCACACCCGACGTGAATCAGGTTGTGTTTCCGGAAGCTGAGGACTGTTATGATgcgtttttatttgtgttgtgttatattgtttacagtgttttaaacttgtttttgttatttaagtAGGCTCgacattaattaaaaataaaagttttgcCGCATGTAACCGCATGGCGAGTTTGTCGGACCTCTGGGATAAAGGGAAAACGAAAACGTATACCGAGTTAGCTAAttctgctaacgttagctctcCACGTTATAGTAACGTTACAACTCAGGACTAGCTAGCAGGTACTGTTGCTCAAAACATGTATAGCTAGGGAACTGACACATGGTTGTACAAAAGTATTATCCAAATAAGTGCACAGTGTGAAATCTGGAAACTGTGCactaaaatgtttatttagCTTGTCACCTCTCACACTGAATGTCGATTCCCTGTATAGTAACAGTACAGTTGATGAGAGAACCACTTCTCAAGTTTTCAGAGTGAATGTACACATCTACTCTACCTACTGCTGAGTTATTCTCTGCCTCCAGTTGCTGTCACACTTTATAATCATACAACAGTAACGATTATGAAACGTTGCTTATTTATAATGCAGTGACAGATGGGTACATTATTCCTTATTTTGCAGTCTTTTTCTTACCCTGACTGCTGTTTCGTTTCAGGATGTCTAAACTTGAACGTTTGAATGCTCGTGTGGCCAAGCTACTGACTGACGCAGTGCAGGAGGTTCtggaggtggtgaaggagacagtGTCAGAGTATCAGCAGAAAACTGCCAGAACACAGAGGGAGAACGAGAGTCTGAAGAGACGACTGCAGGAGCTCCAGGACAAGATAACAAAAGAGAGCACCCGTGGGTACAAGTGTAATTATATTGGGGTGTTTATCATGACAGAGAATGTAACAAGCTCATTCTAACTGAAGTGTCTTGATGTGTTActaaataaaagtaaacactCCTTGATTTGCTC comes from Toxotes jaculatrix isolate fToxJac2 chromosome 21, fToxJac2.pri, whole genome shotgun sequence and encodes:
- the LOC121201116 gene encoding rho-related GTP-binding protein RhoG-like isoform X3, producing the protein MSGEQAVTMQSVKCVVVGDSGVGKTYLLTTYINKIFPKEYIPCFYNTYNTLVSVDNHTVSLDLSDTSGREEYERLRLLCYNQVSIILICFSIADPTSYENVKHKWLPEVKDHCPNVPILLVGTKSDLRHDQQVLKKLKEQNQTTVTQQQGTTMAKQIKAVKYLECASINQDRLDELFDEAVRAFLTHSAPTKKPCVVL